The Chloroherpetonaceae bacterium genome window below encodes:
- the dprA gene encoding DNA-processing protein DprA: MIIPHKETLTFDLLVLSQVPGIGLVRLKNLINRFQTLENIKRAGAGELSRTPLIGEQLSDTISAFFHNQEVFQKASHNAEKQVLMLEKSDIRFVTFWDETYPSLLKEIGDAPAYFFIRGEFKPEDSKSVAIVGTRSPSEYGKNATKKIATELAEAGVTIISGLAIGVDTEAHRAALDAGGRTLAVLGNGIDDIYTDRSRKLFPRILENGAIITEEWIGTPPVAENFPKRNRIISGLSLGVVIVESDVTGGSLITAKYALEQNRDVFAIPGSIFSRKSNGTNALIRDGAELVSSGKEILESLNLLSKNKNSERGNALLPLVLPEMTEQEIHVFRHLSESPLHIDLIAERTGLDISEVLVALFELEFKDCAVQEAGRFFKKSAKYA, translated from the coding sequence GTGATAATTCCTCACAAAGAAACTTTAACCTTTGATCTCTTGGTGCTGTCACAAGTTCCGGGAATTGGTCTGGTTCGCCTCAAAAATCTCATCAATCGATTCCAAACTCTCGAAAACATTAAACGAGCCGGGGCAGGCGAACTTTCTCGAACGCCACTTATCGGCGAGCAACTTTCCGATACCATCTCAGCTTTTTTTCATAATCAAGAAGTTTTTCAAAAAGCATCCCATAATGCTGAAAAACAGGTATTGATGCTTGAAAAGTCTGACATTCGTTTTGTTACATTTTGGGATGAAACCTACCCAAGTTTGCTCAAAGAAATTGGTGATGCGCCGGCCTATTTTTTTATTCGCGGTGAGTTTAAGCCGGAAGATTCAAAATCTGTCGCAATTGTTGGGACTCGATCACCTTCAGAATATGGAAAGAATGCAACCAAGAAGATTGCCACCGAACTTGCAGAAGCCGGAGTGACCATCATCAGCGGCTTGGCTATCGGAGTTGATACCGAAGCCCACCGCGCAGCCCTTGATGCAGGCGGAAGAACGCTCGCGGTACTTGGAAATGGAATCGACGATATTTATACCGATCGATCCAGAAAACTTTTTCCAAGAATTTTGGAAAATGGTGCCATCATTACAGAAGAGTGGATTGGAACGCCGCCTGTTGCGGAAAACTTCCCAAAGCGAAATCGTATTATCTCAGGGCTTTCACTTGGTGTAGTGATTGTAGAATCGGATGTCACCGGCGGTTCACTTATCACAGCAAAGTACGCCTTGGAACAAAATCGAGATGTCTTTGCCATTCCGGGGAGCATTTTTTCGAGGAAGTCGAATGGGACAAACGCGCTAATTCGTGACGGTGCAGAGCTTGTTTCATCCGGAAAAGAAATATTAGAATCACTAAATCTCTTATCCAAAAATAAAAATTCTGAGAGAGGTAATGCGCTTCTCCCCCTCGTTTTGCCTGAAATGACAGAGCAAGAGATTCATGTTTTTCGCCATCTTTCCGAATCCCCATTGCATATTGATCTCATTGCAGAGCGGACAGGGCTAGATATCAGCGAAGTTCTTGTCGCGCTATTCGAATTAGAATTCAAAGATTGTGCAGTCCAAGAAGCAGGCCGGTTTTTTAAGAAGTCGGCGAAGTACGCATAA
- the rplS gene encoding 50S ribosomal protein L19, translated as MDKIKLVEAGYAKSDIPEFRHGDTITVHVRVIEGDKERIQLFQGIVISRRGSGLSATMTVRKIAHGVGVERIFPLHSPSIAKIDVTRLGKARRAKLFYLRGLTGKAATRVKEREARPAKA; from the coding sequence ATGGATAAAATTAAATTAGTTGAAGCCGGCTACGCGAAGAGCGATATTCCTGAGTTTCGCCACGGAGATACAATTACAGTTCATGTACGCGTTATTGAAGGTGATAAAGAGCGAATTCAGTTGTTTCAAGGAATTGTCATCAGCCGCCGTGGCAGTGGCCTATCCGCCACGATGACCGTTCGTAAAATTGCGCACGGCGTTGGGGTTGAGCGTATTTTCCCACTTCATTCTCCAAGTATTGCAAAAATTGATGTTACCCGTCTCGGTAAAGCTCGCCGTGCGAAACTCTTTTATTTGCGCGGACTGACCGGAAAAGCAGCAACCCGTGTTAAAGAGCGCGAAGCACGCCCGGCAAAAGCTTAA